In the genome of Chlamydia trachomatis A/HAR-13, one region contains:
- a CDS encoding DNA polymerase III subunit delta' (catalyzes the DNA-template-directed extension of the 3'-end of a DNA strand; the delta' subunit seems to interact with the gamma subunit to transfer the beta subunit on the DNA) — MESAAWEALIQRVRDQKLPSAIILHGQDLSNLSARAYEYASLIIKETLPEAAYKLANKLHPDMHEYSPQGKGRLHTIETPRAIRKDIWIHPYESPYKIYIIYEADRITLDAISAFLKLLEDPPQYGMFILVSALPQRLPPTIRSRCVSFRIPMEEKTLVSKKDIAFLIGLAQGKESVTRIGSQVKGTADEDKQVLRDKTKAMLTVLLQLFRDRFLLAKKVPVSLLAYPDLLNEIKTMPVYPLEEVLSIITRAVQALDSYSSAPSCLEWICLQLWSFKNRQQMAIRNRRRS; from the coding sequence ATGGAGAGTGCTGCTTGGGAGGCTCTTATACAGAGAGTGCGTGATCAGAAGCTTCCTTCTGCTATCATTTTACATGGGCAGGATTTATCCAATTTATCAGCTCGAGCTTATGAATATGCTTCTCTAATTATCAAAGAAACCTTACCCGAAGCTGCTTACAAGTTAGCTAATAAACTGCATCCAGACATGCACGAGTACTCTCCTCAGGGGAAAGGACGTCTTCATACGATTGAGACACCCCGTGCAATTAGAAAGGATATTTGGATTCATCCTTATGAAAGCCCATATAAAATTTATATTATTTATGAGGCCGATAGAATAACACTAGATGCGATCTCAGCTTTTTTGAAGCTTTTAGAGGATCCACCACAGTACGGTATGTTTATACTAGTATCCGCTTTGCCTCAGAGACTGCCTCCTACTATTCGATCTAGATGTGTGTCATTTCGTATTCCTATGGAGGAAAAGACTTTAGTTAGTAAAAAGGATATCGCGTTTTTGATTGGTTTAGCACAGGGTAAGGAGTCTGTGACACGCATAGGCTCTCAAGTAAAAGGAACAGCTGATGAAGATAAACAGGTGCTGCGAGACAAAACCAAGGCTATGCTAACGGTCCTTCTACAACTATTCAGGGATCGGTTTCTTTTAGCAAAAAAGGTGCCAGTGTCATTACTTGCATATCCGGATCTCCTAAACGAAATCAAGACTATGCCAGTCTATCCTTTAGAAGAAGTCTTGTCTATCATCACTCGTGCTGTGCAAGCGTTGGATTCCTATTCTTCTGCACCAAGTTGTCTTGAATGGATTTGCCTGCAACTATGGTCTTTTAAAAATCGACAACAGATGGCTATTCGTAATCGAAGAAGAAGTTAG
- the tmk gene encoding dTMP kinase codes for MFIVVEGGEGAGKTQFIQALSKRLIEEGREIVTTREPGGCSLGDSVRGLLLDPEQKISPYAELLLFLAARAQHIQEKIIPALKSGKTVISDRFHDSTIVYQGIAGGLGESFVTNLCYHVVGDKPFLPDITFLLDIPAREGLLRKARQKHLDKFEQKPQIFHQSVREGFLALAEKAPDRYKVLDALLPTEASVDQALLQIRALI; via the coding sequence GTGTTTATTGTAGTAGAAGGCGGAGAAGGTGCTGGGAAAACTCAGTTTATACAAGCACTTTCTAAGCGTTTAATAGAAGAAGGCAGAGAAATTGTCACTACGAGAGAGCCAGGGGGATGCTCTCTTGGAGACAGTGTTCGAGGCCTTCTTCTGGATCCAGAACAAAAAATATCTCCATATGCAGAATTGTTGTTGTTTTTAGCAGCTCGTGCACAACACATTCAGGAAAAGATCATACCTGCTCTTAAGTCTGGGAAGACGGTTATAAGCGATCGTTTTCACGATTCTACTATTGTATATCAAGGAATTGCTGGAGGCTTAGGGGAGAGTTTTGTTACGAACTTATGTTATCATGTTGTGGGAGATAAGCCGTTCTTGCCAGACATCACATTCTTATTGGATATCCCAGCAAGAGAAGGATTACTACGAAAGGCTCGTCAGAAACATCTGGATAAATTTGAGCAAAAACCACAAATTTTCCACCAGTCTGTCAGAGAAGGATTTCTTGCTTTAGCAGAAAAAGCTCCAGATAGGTACAAGGTTTTAGATGCCCTCTTGCCAACAGAGGCTTCTGTTGACCAAGCTCTCTTACAGATTCGTGCATTGATATAG
- the gyrA gene encoding DNA topoisomerase (ATP-hydrolyzing) subunit A: MLNKEEIIVPKNLEEEMKESYLRYSMSVIISRALPDARDGLKPSQRRILYAMKQLNLTPGVKHRKCAKICGDTSGDYHPHGESVIYPTLVRMAQDWAMRYPLVDGQGNFGSIDGDPAAAMRYTEARLTHSAIFLLEDLDKDTVDMVPNYDETKYEPVVFPSKFPNLLCNGSSGIAVGMATNIPPHNLGELIEATLLVLANSQTSIEDILEVMPGPDFPTGGIICGTEGIRSTYYTGRGKLRLRARMHVEENSDKQRENIILTEMPYNVNKSRLIEQIAELINEKTLTGISDVRDESDKDGIRVVLELKKGESSEVVINRLYKFTDVQVTFGANMLALDKNLPRTMNIHRMISAWIRHRMDVIQRRTRYELNKAEARAHILEGFLKALSCMDEVVKTIRESSNKEHAKQQLVELFSFSEAQALAILELRLYQLTGLEADKVQKEYSELLEKITYYRKVLAEEELVKDIIREELQELHKVHKTPRRTRIEMDAGDVRDIEDIISDESVIITISGDDYVKRMPVKVFREQKRGGQGVTGFDMKKGSDFLKAVYSASTKDYLLIFTNFGQCYWLKVWRLPEGERKAKGKPIINFLEGIRPGEQVAAVLNVKRFEQGEYLFLATKKGVVKKVSLDAFGSPRKKGIRALEIDDGDELIAARHIANDEEKVMLFTRLGMAVRFPHDKVRPMGRAARGVRGVSLKNEQDFVVSCQVVTEDQSVLVVCDNGFGKRSLVCDFRETNRGSVGVRSIVINQRNGDVLGAISVTDCDSILLMSAQGQAIRINMQDVRVMGRATQGVRLVNLREGDTLVAMEKLSINTESVETEENLAASVQSGQDTIEE, from the coding sequence ATGCTAAATAAAGAAGAAATCATCGTCCCTAAAAATCTTGAAGAGGAAATGAAGGAGAGCTACCTTCGTTATTCCATGTCGGTAATTATTTCCCGCGCTTTGCCTGATGCTAGGGACGGATTAAAACCTTCTCAGCGACGTATTTTATACGCTATGAAACAATTAAATCTGACTCCAGGAGTAAAGCACAGAAAATGCGCAAAAATTTGCGGTGATACTTCCGGAGATTATCACCCTCATGGAGAAAGTGTCATTTATCCTACTTTAGTAAGGATGGCACAGGATTGGGCCATGCGATACCCTCTTGTTGATGGTCAAGGGAATTTTGGATCCATCGACGGGGATCCAGCTGCTGCCATGCGATATACAGAGGCTCGCCTGACTCACAGCGCTATCTTTTTGTTAGAGGACCTAGATAAAGATACTGTAGATATGGTCCCTAACTACGATGAAACTAAATATGAACCTGTAGTTTTTCCTTCAAAATTCCCCAATTTACTTTGTAATGGCTCCTCAGGCATCGCGGTAGGGATGGCAACAAATATTCCACCGCATAATTTAGGGGAATTAATTGAGGCTACGCTATTAGTTTTGGCTAACAGTCAAACCTCTATTGAAGATATTTTGGAGGTAATGCCTGGCCCAGATTTCCCTACAGGAGGGATTATTTGTGGTACAGAAGGGATTCGTTCTACCTATTATACAGGAAGAGGAAAGTTACGTTTGCGCGCTCGTATGCACGTAGAGGAGAACTCGGACAAGCAACGAGAAAATATTATTCTCACAGAGATGCCTTACAACGTAAATAAATCACGATTAATTGAGCAGATAGCGGAGTTAATCAACGAAAAGACCTTAACAGGAATATCGGATGTCCGCGATGAGTCTGACAAAGACGGGATTCGTGTCGTGCTGGAGCTGAAAAAAGGAGAATCCTCTGAAGTTGTTATCAATCGTCTGTATAAATTCACAGATGTGCAGGTGACGTTTGGAGCTAATATGTTGGCTCTAGATAAAAATCTTCCGCGCACTATGAATATTCATAGAATGATTTCTGCTTGGATTCGTCATCGTATGGACGTTATCCAAAGAAGAACTCGTTATGAGTTAAATAAAGCGGAAGCTCGTGCGCATATACTAGAAGGCTTCTTAAAAGCACTTTCTTGTATGGACGAAGTAGTAAAAACCATTCGAGAAAGTTCAAATAAAGAACACGCAAAACAACAGCTGGTTGAACTATTTAGTTTTTCAGAAGCACAAGCATTAGCTATTCTTGAATTGCGATTGTACCAACTCACCGGTTTAGAAGCAGATAAAGTACAAAAAGAGTATAGCGAGCTGTTAGAAAAGATTACTTATTATCGTAAGGTTCTAGCTGAAGAAGAGTTAGTTAAAGATATCATTCGTGAAGAACTGCAAGAATTACATAAAGTTCATAAGACGCCTCGTCGTACTAGAATTGAAATGGACGCAGGAGATGTTCGGGACATAGAAGATATTATTTCAGATGAGTCTGTAATCATCACAATTTCTGGGGATGATTATGTGAAGCGTATGCCAGTTAAAGTTTTCCGCGAACAAAAACGTGGCGGGCAAGGAGTCACTGGATTCGATATGAAGAAAGGTTCCGACTTTTTGAAAGCTGTTTACTCCGCATCCACGAAAGATTACTTACTGATCTTCACCAACTTCGGTCAGTGTTACTGGTTGAAAGTATGGCGGCTTCCTGAAGGAGAACGTAAAGCAAAAGGGAAACCTATTATTAATTTCCTGGAAGGAATCCGTCCCGGAGAACAAGTTGCTGCGGTGCTTAATGTAAAACGGTTCGAGCAAGGAGAATACCTCTTTTTAGCTACCAAGAAGGGTGTTGTCAAGAAAGTCTCCTTAGATGCCTTTGGCAGCCCTCGTAAAAAAGGAATACGAGCTCTCGAGATCGATGATGGGGATGAGCTTATAGCTGCTCGTCATATAGCGAACGATGAAGAGAAAGTTATGTTATTTACACGTCTTGGAATGGCAGTTCGCTTCCCTCATGATAAGGTTCGTCCAATGGGACGAGCTGCTAGAGGAGTTCGAGGTGTTTCTCTAAAAAATGAACAAGATTTTGTAGTCAGCTGTCAAGTTGTAACTGAAGATCAAAGCGTTCTAGTTGTGTGTGATAATGGATTTGGGAAACGTTCGCTAGTTTGTGATTTCCGAGAAACAAATCGCGGAAGTGTTGGTGTTCGTTCAATCGTGATTAACCAAAGAAATGGAGATGTATTAGGAGCTATTTCGGTAACGGATTGTGATAGTATCCTACTTATGTCTGCTCAAGGACAAGCAATCCGAATTAACATGCAAGATGTGCGGGTAATGGGACGAGCCACACAAGGTGTTCGTCTTGTCAATCTTCGAGAAGGAGATACGCTTGTTGCTATGGAAAAACTATCCATAAATACAGAATCAGTGGAAACGGAAGAAAATCTTGCAGCAAGTGTTCAATCTGGGCAGGATACAATAGAGGAATAG
- the gyrB gene encoding DNA topoisomerase (ATP-hydrolyzing) subunit B: MDAQEKKYDASAITVLEGLQAVRERPGMYIGDTGVTGLHHLVYEVVDNSIDEAMAGFCTEVVVRILEDGGISISDNGRGIPIQIHEKESAKQGREISALEVVLTVLHAGGKFDKDSYKVSGGLHGVGVSCVNALSEKFIAKVFKDGQAYSMEFSRGAPLTTLQVLGPTDKRGTEVLFYPDPAIFSTCVFDRAILMKRLRELAFLNRGVTIVFEDDRDTGFDKVVFFYEGGIQSFVSYLNQNKEILFPNPIYMQGSRPGDDGDIEFEAALQWNSGYSELIYSYANNIPTRQGGTHLTGFSTALTRAVNSYIKAHNLSKSDKLSLTGEDIKEGLVAIVSVKVPNPQFEGQTKQKLGNSDVGSVSQQISGEVLTTFFEENPQIAKTIVDKVFVAAQAREAAKRARELTLRKSALDSARLPGKLIDCLEKDPEKCEMYIVEGDSAGGSAKQGRDRRFQAILPIRGKILNVEKARLQKVFQNQEIGSIIAALGCGIGKDNFNLSKLRYKRIIIMTDADVDGSHIRTLLLTFFYRHMSALIENECVYIAQPPLYRVSKKKDFRYILSEKEMDGYLLNLGTKESQIVFDDTLRDLRGEALETFVNLILEVESFIVSLEKKAIPFSEFLDMFRDGAYPLYYYPPESGKQGGSYLHSHEEKEAAIAANEESASRILELYKGSVLEELQRDLGDYGYDIRNYLHPKGSGITVSTEDPKISPYVCYTLKEVIDYLKGLGRKGIEIQRYKGLGEMNADQLWDTTMNPEQRTLVRVSLKDAVEADHIFTMLMGEEVPPRREFIESHALSIRMNNLDI, translated from the coding sequence ATGGACGCACAAGAAAAGAAATACGACGCATCAGCCATCACCGTTTTAGAAGGATTGCAAGCTGTTCGTGAGCGTCCTGGAATGTACATTGGTGATACAGGAGTTACCGGATTGCATCACTTGGTTTATGAAGTGGTGGATAACAGTATCGATGAGGCAATGGCGGGTTTTTGTACCGAGGTCGTTGTTCGCATATTGGAAGACGGAGGTATTTCTATTTCGGATAACGGTCGAGGAATTCCTATTCAGATTCACGAAAAAGAATCTGCCAAGCAAGGACGCGAAATTTCCGCTTTAGAGGTGGTTCTTACCGTACTACATGCGGGAGGTAAATTTGATAAAGACAGTTATAAGGTTTCTGGAGGCTTGCATGGAGTAGGAGTTTCGTGCGTTAACGCTCTGTCCGAAAAATTCATTGCAAAAGTATTTAAAGATGGACAAGCGTATAGCATGGAGTTTTCAAGAGGCGCTCCGTTAACGACTTTACAGGTGCTTGGTCCTACAGACAAACGAGGTACAGAAGTTCTCTTTTATCCAGATCCAGCTATATTCTCTACGTGCGTTTTTGATCGCGCGATTTTAATGAAGCGTTTGCGAGAATTAGCATTTTTAAATCGTGGAGTCACGATTGTTTTTGAAGATGACCGTGATACGGGATTTGATAAAGTCGTTTTCTTCTATGAAGGCGGAATTCAATCATTCGTCAGTTACCTCAACCAAAATAAAGAAATTCTTTTCCCAAATCCTATTTATATGCAGGGATCGAGACCTGGAGATGATGGGGATATAGAATTTGAGGCCGCTTTACAGTGGAATTCTGGTTACTCCGAATTAATCTATTCTTACGCTAATAATATTCCTACAAGACAAGGCGGAACTCATTTAACAGGATTTTCTACGGCTCTTACTCGGGCAGTAAACTCCTATATTAAAGCTCATAATCTATCTAAAAGTGACAAGTTGTCTTTGACTGGAGAAGACATCAAAGAGGGGCTAGTAGCAATTGTTTCCGTTAAAGTGCCCAATCCTCAGTTTGAAGGGCAAACAAAACAAAAACTTGGAAATAGTGATGTCGGATCGGTTTCTCAGCAAATTAGTGGTGAGGTGTTAACCACATTTTTTGAAGAAAATCCTCAAATTGCTAAAACGATTGTAGACAAGGTGTTCGTTGCAGCCCAAGCTAGAGAAGCTGCTAAGAGAGCTAGAGAGCTAACTCTTCGGAAAAGTGCTTTAGATAGCGCTCGCTTACCAGGTAAGTTAATTGACTGCTTGGAAAAAGATCCTGAAAAATGTGAAATGTATATTGTGGAAGGAGACTCTGCGGGAGGTTCAGCTAAGCAGGGACGAGATCGTCGTTTTCAAGCAATTCTTCCTATTCGTGGTAAGATCCTGAATGTTGAGAAAGCTCGTTTACAAAAAGTTTTCCAAAACCAGGAAATTGGAAGCATTATAGCAGCTTTAGGATGTGGAATTGGGAAGGATAATTTCAACCTCAGCAAATTGCGTTATAAACGTATTATTATTATGACAGATGCTGACGTGGACGGTTCTCATATTCGAACCTTGTTGCTAACATTCTTCTATAGACATATGTCCGCTTTGATAGAAAATGAATGCGTCTATATTGCGCAACCTCCTTTATATCGAGTGAGCAAGAAAAAAGATTTCCGTTACATTCTCTCAGAAAAAGAGATGGATGGCTATTTGCTGAACTTAGGAACAAAAGAAAGCCAGATAGTTTTTGATGACACCTTAAGGGATCTGAGAGGGGAAGCTTTAGAAACGTTCGTTAATCTTATTCTAGAGGTCGAAAGTTTTATTGTTTCTTTAGAGAAAAAAGCGATTCCATTTTCTGAATTCTTGGATATGTTCCGAGACGGAGCTTATCCTTTGTATTACTATCCTCCAGAAAGTGGGAAGCAGGGAGGCAGTTATCTCCATTCTCATGAAGAGAAGGAAGCAGCTATTGCTGCCAATGAAGAATCTGCTTCGCGGATTTTAGAATTATATAAAGGTTCTGTTCTCGAAGAACTTCAGCGCGATTTAGGTGATTACGGTTACGATATCCGGAATTACCTCCATCCAAAAGGATCTGGTATTACAGTTTCTACAGAAGATCCGAAAATATCTCCGTATGTTTGTTACACCTTGAAAGAGGTAATAGACTACTTAAAAGGCCTTGGAAGAAAAGGAATTGAGATTCAACGGTATAAAGGTCTTGGAGAGATGAATGCAGATCAGTTGTGGGATACAACAATGAATCCTGAGCAAAGGACTCTCGTTAGAGTCTCTTTAAAGGATGCGGTCGAAGCAGACCATATCTTTACAATGTTAATGGGAGAAGAGGTACCTCCAAGACGTGAGTTCATTGAGAGTCACGCTTTATCCATTCGGATGAATAATTTAGATATTTAG
- a CDS encoding DUF721 domain-containing protein produces MSFYPQNLPSFRRRKPSRTDSPIKHAKHFLRDHLSHLRKILAGKPQEVIEAWYEILGKKYNGMTQAIGLKDGILSIKVRNASLYAVLKQSSQKELISRIHSAVPGAKVKEIRFLLG; encoded by the coding sequence GTGTCTTTTTATCCTCAAAATCTACCTAGTTTTCGTCGTAGAAAACCAAGTCGAACAGATTCTCCCATTAAGCATGCAAAACATTTTCTCCGGGACCATTTGTCTCATTTGCGAAAAATTCTTGCGGGCAAGCCACAAGAGGTCATAGAGGCGTGGTATGAAATTCTAGGAAAGAAGTATAATGGGATGACTCAGGCTATAGGGCTTAAGGATGGAATTTTATCGATTAAAGTCCGTAATGCTTCGTTATATGCTGTATTAAAACAAAGCTCTCAAAAAGAGTTGATATCCCGAATTCATTCAGCAGTTCCCGGTGCCAAAGTTAAAGAGATACGCTTTTTATTAGGATAG